Genomic segment of Synechococcus sp. A15-28:
CCTGCGCAATCTGAAGAAGGACGACCCCTCCGCCTACGCAGAGGCCTGGGAATCCCTGGCCCCCTTCGTCAAGATCGGCGCCATGGAGGACGACAAGTTTGCCGATCAGGTGGCGGAGCTGATCCTCTTCGGCACCAGTGCGACCGCAGCCGATGGCGACACCCCTGACCCCATCAGTGCCGGTGAACGGGCCTTCACCACCCTGGAGGGTTATCGGAGCCGTCTCGCAAGCGACAACGACAAACGCATCCTGTACAGCACCGACGACGTGGCCCAGGCCGGTGCACTCAACCTCTGGACCTCCCAGGGAATGGAAGTGCTGAAGCTGGAGACGGTGATCGACACGCAGTTCATCCCATGGCTGGAGCAACGCCATGAGGATCTGACCTTTCAGCGTGTGGATGCCGAGCTCGATGACAGCCTCAAGGACACCGACGCTGAAATCACCGACCAAGACGGGACCACGGAGTCTGACCGACTGCGGGATCTGATCAAGGCCGCCTTGGCGAACGACAAGGTGACCGTGCAGGTGCAGGCCTTGAAAGCCGAAGGAGCTCCACCGGCGATGATCCTGTTACCGGAGCAGATGCGACGCCTCAATGACATGGGCGCTCTGATGGAACAACGGCTTCCTGGCTTGCCGGACCATCACGTTCTTCTGGTGAACAAGCGTCATCCACTGGTGGAGGGGATGTTGAAGCTGAAGGCTGGAAGTGTTCTCGTGGGCGATGCTCAGAGCTCACCGACGGAAGCACTGGCTCAGGACATCGCCCGCCATGTCTATGACATGGCGCGACTGGGTGTTGGCGGCCTCGAGCCGAATGAACTCAGTGGCTTCCAGACCCGCAGCGCAGAACTGATGGGAACGTTGATGCAGAGGGGGATGTGAGGACGTCCGTTTGATAAGATGGTTGTTTGGATCTGATTGTTCAGACCCAAACAACCACAAACAGAAGGACGACGACATGTCTCGGGTGTGCCAGCTCACCGGTACTCGCGCCAACAACGGCATGGCTGTGAGCCATTCCCACATCCGTACCAAGAAGCTGCAACAGGCCAATTTGCAGAATCGTCGTCTGTGGTGGGCTGAAGGCAAGCGCTGGGTGAACCTTCGTGTCACCACCCGCGCCCTCAAGACCATCCAGAAAAAAGGTCTGGGCCCCTACGCCAAGTCTCTGGGCATTAACCTGGCCAAGCTTTGATTTCAACCGTGTGCGCCGGCGTGATCTGATCATCAAATCCGGCCTGCTGCTGACGGCGTTGTCAATCACCCCATCGAAGGTTTGGTCCCTCGGTGGGGTTGTTTTGCAGGCAGGCACTGAGGTTCCAGGTTTTGACCTGCCGGGTTCCAGCCGGCGCGAACCGGACCGTGACCGTTGGTCCAGTGGGGATCTGCGCGGACGCTGGCTGGCGGTGTATTTCTATCCCCGTGATTTCACCGGTGGCTGCACGATTGAAGCCAGGGGGTTTGAATCCCTGCACGAGGACTTCCTTGCGGCTGGAGCCGAAGTGGTGGGGATCAGCGCCGACAGCGTTGATGATCACGCCTCGTTCTGCGAAAGCGAAGGCCTCAGCTTCCCTCTGTTGTCCGACCCCGATGGGACGGTGAGCAAAGCCTATGGGTCATGGATGGCGCCCTATTCACTGCGCCACACCTTTCTGATCGACCCCGACGGCATCCTTCGTCAGCGCTGGGTTGCAGTCAGGCCCAGTGGCCATGCTCAGGAGGTTCTGGACGTGATGACGGATCTGCAAAACAACACCTCGGTTTGACAGAATTAGATCAGTTGTGAAATAGTGTACAAAGTTGGAATTACTATATGGGTTTAAGTTCATTCGTCATCCTTTATCATCGAACCCCGTTTGATGAGGGAAAAGATTCGTCAGGCAACCGAATCTGGGTTGACCAGAAAAGCCCAAACGGCATTATTCCAACTCTGAGAAATCTTTTCAGAAGCCGAGATGACGGCACCTGGATTGCTTGGCGCCGGGTCGATCATCCCGAGCAGTCAGACGTTGAACGCTTGGAGATGGCCAACCCCTCTCCCTTCACGCTGAGCAGGATTCCGCTGACAGATGAACAGATATCCAGTTTTTATCACATCACTTCCAAGGAATCCTTCTGGCCAATTCTGCACACATT
This window contains:
- the rpmB gene encoding 50S ribosomal protein L28, with translation MSRVCQLTGTRANNGMAVSHSHIRTKKLQQANLQNRRLWWAEGKRWVNLRVTTRALKTIQKKGLGPYAKSLGINLAKL
- a CDS encoding peroxiredoxin, producing MRRRDLIIKSGLLLTALSITPSKVWSLGGVVLQAGTEVPGFDLPGSSRREPDRDRWSSGDLRGRWLAVYFYPRDFTGGCTIEARGFESLHEDFLAAGAEVVGISADSVDDHASFCESEGLSFPLLSDPDGTVSKAYGSWMAPYSLRHTFLIDPDGILRQRWVAVRPSGHAQEVLDVMTDLQNNTSV